The Hevea brasiliensis isolate MT/VB/25A 57/8 chromosome 1, ASM3005281v1, whole genome shotgun sequence DNA segment tcaaacagGTATTTTAGGAGAGATTTCTATTGTATCAACTACCCTACCTATTTAGAGATGGTCGCAGGAATGCTTTCAACTATCCTCGTTGAAGCATATGTTAGTATTACTGTTAATACTTATTTTTCTCGCTTGAAATGAGATTCTCACATCGACATTCGTGTTACAAGACACCATTGAACTTCTTAATCTTGTCAATTATCAAGAATAGATAACAGTAATCAATAAGTtagtttatattaaaaaaaaaaaaaaaaattcatgacaTCAATTACCAACAGCAGCAGCACAAGAACAATTCCAGCAACTAGAAGAGGACCATGCAGGAAAAACAAAAGCTGTATAAGCAAAAACAGAGCCTTTTGCACCCAATGCACCCTCGCAAAATTGTCAGGCAGACCTATAATCGATCATTGTGCAGATTTTAGAGTAATCACAAACAATATCAAGTGATGAGTCAGTTGCTTAACTTAATACAATCATAAATGCAACAAAATCCAAAAGAAAACATTTAACCTCAAGTGTTAAGAGTAAGAATCTGCAACCTACCTTGCTTCTTTATCTCAGAGGGTGCTGGTTTCCAAAGTCGCATCAGACAAAAAGTGCCTGTAATAATCACCCCAGAATCGACAAACACTTGTTTTATTGATATAGTTCCTTCATTGATATAAGAAATCGAAGCTCCAAGCCCAGTGTGAGCTACTCCCAGAAGACCCAGAATTTTGATCATACCATACATTTTCATCATCATACTTGCAGGAACTTCTCTCTTCTCATTGGGGTCTCTTTCCACGGTAGGCTTCTCTGTTTCTTTATGCTTGAGATGGGGTATTTTGCTTGGACATTCACTTTGGTTTTGGGATTTCTCAGGATCAGAATGTGAATCTGAGCTTGAAAAATATTCAGGTTTTTGATTTGTTAATACTTGAACTCAAGGGTATTGTTAAAGTCATTTCCTTCTTAAAACCAGGGATTGGGCTTTCTCCCTGGTAAATGTTGAAAAAGATCTTGACTTTTCCAATGCTGACAGAGCAAAATCATGATTTTTGATAGGGGTAGTAAAACTTGAGTACGATCTAACAAAATGCTTATTGGGGTTGAAGGGTTTTGCTGTTGAGAACAAGGAGAAATAGAGAAATGCGGAAACAATCTAAAGCCATGGTTTTGGGATTCTTGGGAGATGAAATGAGAATAAACacaagaagaaggagagagatttAACAGCTTAGAAGAGAGCCTACGTGATATCAGAATAGAAGACATCTTGGGTTGCCACAGACACCTGCTTGCAGCGTTGGGGCTCATACACAGCCTGAAGATTAATAAGTGGGGTGCTCATGACTTTCGCGtatttatcataattttaaataatttgattattataaattaaataggaATATTGATCATTATTATATATTACTAAATGTGAAAAATCTAAAGTACCCTTTTACCCGTAAAAAATTAGAAAACAAAAGAACCATCTGATTTTTCAAATGCTGAACTTTTTTAGACACATAGACAATAAACTTTCACTATTTCTAGGgtaattgaataaaaattatcTTAACTTCACTTCCAAAATTAACTTAAAAAGGAATGTTTGTCTAACTCATACATATAGCTCAAATACCTCATTCAAACACCCATGGGCAATGTTGTTCTATTTTTGAAAATGTATAGTTCGGCACAATAAATACATTCTATATGCATCTCTGTATAAGCTCATATGCAGAAAAATTTCATTAAATCACAACATTCTATAGGATTAACAGCTTCAAATTTTGATtgtccaaagaaaaaaaaaacaacttcAAATTTTGATAGACCTTTTAAGTACCACCCATGTGGCCTTTAAAGCTGTTGCAGCTTTTAGAGCAACCACCTTTGGAGTAGGTCCTGGACGCACCTCTTTATGAAACTCAGTCTGACAAAATCGATCCCATCAGCCATGTGAATAACAGAGGTGAAGCACTAGAACCATAAATTTGTATTATGATATAGAAACAGGAAAAGCAAATAGAAAAATACAAAAATTCTTACTGATATTATTACCTTCCTTCTTGTCTTTCTTATACCatgaataaaatgaaaataatcatATAAATCTTACCAAGTTTTCCAGCTCCCATGTAAGATAACGTAATAGGATTATTAACCTGGGGAAGAACTCCAAAGAGTATAAGAACATCTCCAGGTTTAAATGAAATGTTTTCAAGTAGCCATCTGATTGCGCTCGGGCTAACATCCCTCGATGCATCTTAGACAGCCACTACTCTTCGAGGTTGAGCTTCTATAGACATGATTTAAGCAGATTGTTGGAGGGCTCACACTAAAACTCGTCTGGATATTCTTGTTCTCAAAGAAGAGAACAGAGGACATAAATATATCCAAGATAGAAGGTATTAGCCAAGCTTTTCTTATATGATGATATTCACTATGCTTGTTCTAAGACAATACGTTGTTGCCTGCAAATCAGTAGCAAAAGGACAGGATGATATTGTGATGGGTACTGATATCATAATACAAATTTTGTTAATTGCGGTCTTTGTTGGGTTGATTGTAATGGCTGAAAGTGACCTTGCCTTGATCCAGCCTGACATTGAAAAAACAGCTTATGAGAAGCTGCTTTTGCAGTTGTTTTCTAAAGAACCTTTCCTCTGTCCTTGGTATTCAGACTGTAATTTAAACACTCATTTGTAATTATTCTGTCAAGAACTTGCATTTGAAAGGAAGATAaaataactatcaaataaaagatTGCAAAAATCTAGAAATTTTCATTAACCACTGCCCTATAATGGCTTCCTCAAGGCCCAAATTTGGAGTTTGCAAGGTAGAAGCTTTTATGACATACGCACAAATCTAAGGGACACGTAAAtgaagaggaagaaaagaaaaggaaaatgaaaagatTTGATGTTCATTGATCATACACGAGAAAAAGTTTACTATTATAAAAGTATAAGGCTCGATCTCTCCACTACCAAtataaatgtcataaaaaaaaaaaaatcttatttcgATATCActgtaaatttttttaaattgcatataaaaaaaaattaaattacgaaaaagtatAATGAGTATAAACAATGTATAGGGtgcattaaaaaaatattaataatacttAACTATCCAACAATAATTAATGAGTTAACATTAatttttagtgaaattaattatttttagtgtgttggggtttttaattttgttattaattcaataccgaacataaattaaaatattaaaacactAAAAACAGGTTTCTAATATTGTTCCAACACCTGCAAAAATGGGTTATTTTGACTTAAAATTAAAGAGAATTGGGATTGAATTGCAAATCGATctcattttaatttcaatttcaatagTTGTAAATTTGATTTCTCTTATGAACAATTAGTATTAGAAGCCACAAGAAGTTATTAGTAAGTAATACTATAGGAATCAAGTTGATCCATATTTATCATGGATTAATGATGTGAAAATTCATCAatgcttttttcttttttttgaaccttatatagattataataattaattaaaggtAGTATTTTAAAGGCACTTAatttttatgataaaattattaACTTGATCCACAAAACATATATGTTAGTATTATTGTTATACTTATTTTTCTCACTTTTAATAAGATTGTTATATTGTCATTCGGCTTACAAGCAACAGTTACTCCTTATTTGAATAGagaatagagaaaaaaaatttaaatttctctaatttttcttatttaaacaTCGATttaaagagagaaagaaagagaaaggaagagaaaagGCAATTTTCCCCTCTGTTGTATTAACCCCAAAAGATTTTCCTCCAAATTAGAGGAAAATCAGGAGAAGTTTTTTATGTAAAAATTACTTCAATACCCTTCAAATGCTTCCGCTCTCATCTATTTCATTTCTGCTCTTTTTTTGCTGTAAAAAGTGGCTTACATCTTTCATTATTTCTGCTCTTCTCTTTGCAGATAGATTATCTAGTTTTCTTGCGAGAATGATGCCTGCATTATTCTTGTTATGGAGATATGACTTTGCAAAAGAGGGAAACGAACCATCTTAGTGAGATATATTATTGGGCACTGCTATAGGTAAACTTAATTTGCAGAAAAGAAGAATGCCTCTGAACATCAAACATACTATAAtgccaccttttttttttttccctcaaaatattaaataataaaaattgtaatcaacgaataactattaaataatttatatttaatatataataaaaaaatatcacgtaataaaaaaatattaaaggataataacatataaaaaaaataccACATGTAAGTCAAGTCCTTTGGGAATACATGCATGAgcttagattaaaaaaaaataaaaataaaaaaggtggATTTCTCTCCTATCCTAATAAATTTATCCATCATGAAGATTGAATTTTTTTAACTTTTCCTTCCTCCTCATTTCCCCTGCACAAATAAGGATGCAAACAAAGAATTAGTCTCCAACACCATTGAACTTCTATATCCAGTCAATTATCAATGATAGACAACAGTAATCAACAAGTTGGTCAATACAAAAGAGAAGTTACTAATACAAACAGAAAGTTACTCTAAA contains these protein-coding regions:
- the LOC131169342 gene encoding uncharacterized protein LOC131169342; the encoded protein is MMMKMYGMIKILGLLGVAHTGLGASISYINEGTISIKQVFVDSGVIITGTFCLMRLWKPAPSEIKKQGLPDNFARVHWVQKALFLLIQLLFFLHGPLLVAGIVLVLLLLVIDGLLDCLLECPAPASSMLLHPIEQKVVSPQTGKAWMIPQEE